From the genome of Nicotiana tabacum cultivar K326 chromosome 2, ASM71507v2, whole genome shotgun sequence:
ATCTAAAGTTAAGCGAACTGTACTTTTCCATGGCACGATCATACACgcttgatgaatttaatgaaagaatATCAAAGATTGAAGAGATCGACATACGTGTTAAAGCATACCTATACAATATTAGCTATAACAGATGGTCTCGGGTACATGCTACAGTGAAGAGAACGTGGACGATGACATTAAACATTCCAGAGTCATTGAATCGGTAACCAAAGATGCAAGAGAGCTGCCCGTAGTAGAACTATTAGAGTACATGAGAACTCTTATTGAACGTTGGACTAATAAAAAGTTATTGAATGCAAAGGGTACGTTCACATACCTTGggaaaaaatacaacaaagagttgGAAGATAACAAGACATTATCGCAGAAGAAGAGAGTAAGCTATAGCCAATAATATCAGATCATTGATTCCATCAAACTAAATATATACTGTTAATTGTAGAAAAGTTGTTGtataattgtagttattttgttttgTATCTCTATTGTTGACAACTTGTTGTGTGTTTGTAATAAAATTGTAGGTGAGGGCTTCAATAGATTACATCCATACTGTGATAGATAGTGTGAGGCACTTCATTGTTTGCCTTCAAAACAAGAGATGTAGTTGTGGACAATTCCAACTTGATGAACTTCCTTGTGCACATGCTTTGGCGGCTTTGAGGTACAGGAACGAGTCTTATGAAAACTATTGTTCTCCTTATTACACGAGGGAGAGCCTTCTACAGACTTATGAAATACCAGTAAGCCCGCTGCCTGACGAAAGAAAATAGAATATGCCACAACATATAGTTGAAGAAGTTGTAAATCCACCTACCGGGAAAAGGCAGCTAGGGAGACATCATAAAAATACATACAAACCATATGATGAAGTAAATGCAAAAAAGTACAAGGTTTCATGTGGCAACTGCGGAGTAGAAGGAcataacaaaagatcttgtaggaatgctcccaaaaaataaaattgatacagtttaaagtttttttttactGAGTACTGTTGATGATAATCTGTCCTTTAAGACATATGAAGTTGTATTTGTTCTATTCTGGAGAATTATAGTTGTGGTGTAAATGTGTTGCTAATTTGAATAAATATTGTCTCGTATAATGAATGTTTGCTAAACAAATTTCAACTCTTAATGCAATTAGTTTGTAGTTGTTTTGTTCAAATACTGAGTTTATTTATTAGTTTTAGCCTTTCCTAACAACAATGCTAAATtgaataaattatgtatttttgTATAGTAATTGTAGAAATAATTATAGTTATGCTGTAAACAAATTATATAGTACCAATATCGAGATCAAGTATTAACAACTTTCAACCAAAGAAAAATCCACATATGTTTTCTATTCTATGTAGTAGAATTCTAGACAAAATAACAACTCAAAAGGTAAAATAACTGTAGCACAGATCTGCTACAAATAAATTGCAGTTGACTCCTTCTTAATAAATAATTTgtctacaactttactacaatccAACTACATCTAAACATTTTAACTGCAATTTTTCTACTGAAAATAGAAACTATTTCTTCTTTTTCCAGACTTGTGTTCTCTTATTCACAACTGGTGCCCCTTTTCTTCTTGCTAATCTTGCATTCACCTCACTTTCACTAATTGCACCAAGCTCTTATTTTTTTCTCGCATAATCTCAAAGGAGCGCTCCATAGCATCGACGATGTTGATCAATACTAGAAATGTCTTCCTTTGAAATCGATAGCTCTCCAATGCTGACATATTCTGCAAATGCCGCCATGAATACACTACAGTTACTGCAAAAAATAATAGGGGAAaagttttagcatttaatgtatAATACAATTAGTTAAATAGATAGAAGGAAAGCAGCACATACAGTGATCCTTCTTTTTGCTGGGGTATCTCACCGACCAACCACTGAATGTCAAGAAGgtcagtgtaacgacccgaccggtcgttttgagcatttacattcctttcaactatttaaaatcttgaataacttcctacgaggtattatgact
Proteins encoded in this window:
- the LOC107817668 gene encoding uncharacterized protein LOC107817668, which encodes MVSGTCYSEENVDDDIKHSRVIESVTKDARELPVVELLEYMRTLIERWTNKKLLNAKGTFTYLGKKYNKELEDNKTLSQKKRVRASIDYIHTVIDSVRHFIVCLQNKRCSCGQFQLDELPCAHALAALRYRNESYENYCSPYYTRESLLQTYEIPVSPLPDERK